In Rosa chinensis cultivar Old Blush chromosome 1, RchiOBHm-V2, whole genome shotgun sequence, a genomic segment contains:
- the LOC112182229 gene encoding probable carboxylesterase 15, which yields MVQEKKVVIQVSDWLRVYDDGSVDRTWTGLPEFTFLFHSVSPHEEFINGVATKDVVIDKTSDHRVRIYLPERKPEDNDDTKLPIILHFHGGGFCISEADWYMYYYIYSKITRAANAIVVSVYLRQAPEHRLPAQIDDSFSALLWLRSVAQADSYEPWLNEHANLNRIFLIGDSSGGNIVHEVAARAGNADLGQFKLSGGILIQPGFVRVTRSKSELEQPQTSFFNVDMVDKLFSFSLPMGSTKDHRITCPMGSLAPPLDSLKLPPMLIFIGGIDIFQDTEMEYYEAMKKANHDVQLLTIPGMRHAFYLNADMDPRMAAPTESLVSGVVEFVKKH from the coding sequence ATGGTCCAAGAGAAGAAGGTGGTTATTCAAGTATCTGACTGGCTTAGAGTATACGACGACGGCTCAGTCGACCGGACATGGACAGGACTCCCGGAGTTCACTTTCCTATTTCATTCGGTTTCACCTCACGAGGAATTCATCAATGGCGTTGCCACAAAAGACGTGGTCATTGACAAAACATCCGACCATCGCGTCCGAATATACCTACCGGAGAGAAAGCCGGAGGACAATGACGACACTAAGCTACCCATAATCCTTCATTTCCATGGAGGGGGCTTTTGCATTTCCGAAGCCGATTGGTACATGTACTACTACATCTACTCCAAGATCACACGCGCGGCTAACGCTATTGTTGTCTCCGTCTATCTAAGACAAGCCCCCGAGCACCGTCTTCCAGCTCAGATAGATGACAGCTTCAGTGCTCTCCTCTGGCTACGATCTGTGGCTCAAGCAGATTCGTATGAACCGTGGTTAAATGAACATGCAAACTTGAACCGCATTTTCCTCATAGGGGACAGTTCAGGAGGAAACATTGTCCATGAAGTGGCTGCTCGGGCAGGGAATGCGGATTTGGGTCAGTTCAAGTTATCCGGTGGGATTCTTATCCAACCTGGCTTTGTCCGGGTAACGAGGAGCAAGTCGGAGTTGGAACAGCCACAGACATCATTTTTTAACGTAGATATGGTGGACAAGTTGTTCAGCTTTTCACTTCCGATGGGGTCAACCAAAGACCATCGGATCACATGTCCGATGGGTTCATTGGCCCCGCCTTTGGACAGTCTGAAGCTGCCTCCGATGCTCATTTTCATTGGTGGGATCGACATATTTCAGGACACTGAGATGGAATACTATGAGGCCATGAAGAAGGCTAACCACGATGTGCAGCTCTTGACTATCCCCGGAATGAGACATGCGTTTTATCTCAACGCGGACATGGACCCACGCATGGCTGCCCCAACTGAAAGTCTAGTTTCTGGGGTGGTAGAGTTCGTCAAGAAGCATTGA